The sequence below is a genomic window from Hyperolius riggenbachi isolate aHypRig1 chromosome 7, aHypRig1.pri, whole genome shotgun sequence.
CGGATTCACCgccgcaggggtgctggggaCGGCACCAGAGGAAACTCTATCACCTGCACGGACCCCGCCACAGACgccgcgggacctgccgctggaaggtaagattgttacactaaggttgtaaaattttaaaaactTGAATAAAACAATTCTTTAAAAAATTGCTTACCTGATTTAGAGGTTTCCTTTGTACACAGTTAATTCCCCCTATGAAGACCATATTGGGCATCACTGGTTTAGGATATTCAAAAGTAAAGTCAGACCTTATAAGCCAAATAGCTGCATGACTTAATAATTCTTGTATATTGACCTCTCTCTGAAGAAACTCAGAGGCCAGTTGCTGGTAGGGTACGTAGAGTATATTACAGAAAAATCCTGCCCCTATTTCAACAGCCAAATTCTTCAGTCTTTGAGGAAATGTCATTTGATCAGACAAGACTGATATCCCTCTCGGTACATAAGACAGTGGCATAGGACACTGAGATGCTTTTGCTTCTATGTTGCAAGGTAATCCATGTAAAAAATACACGGAAGGTACTGATAGGTGCTCTGCAAGGATCGGGCCACATGGAAGCATGGGATCTGTGAAAACAACATCAAAAGTTGTCTCTTCTAGGGACTCTATTAGCTCTCTGTTTTTTAAAAGCTGAACACAAGTGTCAAGCATCAAGGCTGCTCCTTCTTTCATCTTCTCTTGCATCCTCTGAATCTTCTGCAGAAAAGGTCTTTGTGTTAGAACTTCAGCAGAGAAGCTAAAAAATTGATCTTTCAGTTTTTCACGGGAATGGGACACTGGGTAGAACTTCACCTCAAAGCCTTCAGAGACTTGAATATGGAGGCTAATTTCTGGTGCCAGTACAACGATCTGATGTCCTTTTTGCCTTAATAAGTCGACAACCGGGCGCATGCTAAGCCAATGACTGCCATCTACAGGAACCACAAGCACCTTGCCAGCATCAGCAAATGTTAGGAGACCAaaggaaaataacataataacagCAGCGACCTGTGCAAAGTGGCTCATTTTAGCAATGTTTTCTGATGGAGTGTATGTGTTCTGCTTTTATGCATATTTCATTTAATATTTAACAGTCTTCACTACGTCATTGTTCAATGAACTTGGACACTGAACTTAGATAGGTATGTGTATAGGTATTAAAGGGCAAAATGGGCTATCTGTATGCATACATTGCCCCACCCACTCATACACTCTATGTAGTACAAGCAATTGAATCACAAATTCCCTTCAACAGAACTGTAAGGGGCTGTCTGACAAGTAAGCCCAACTGAGCCACTAATTTTACATTGCAAAAGAGTTATAATACTGAAAGTAAAGATATATACATTTGAATAAATGAAGAGGGAAGGATGTATATTTGCAGTCATGGGTTGTTGGGAATCTACACTTGCTTACATCAGTGGTCATCATTTGGGCAATGCTTTGGACCAATTTTGCGGATATGAATTGAGAAAGAAGATCgtgtgatttaaaaattgtaaataATTTAAGGACAAAAATACAAGAATGATAAACACATATTTGACAAAATGGAAAAGCAAGGCCTGCCTGGGAGACCGCTCAGGGCGCCACAATATTTCTCTTCAAAGGGGCACCGTGACCAACGCAAAATTTTACCTCCAAACCGCAGCACAGGTCTACAAAAAAAGACAAgaccaataacatttatatcacgattttctcctggcggactcaaagtgccagaactGCAGTCACTAggatgggctctataggcagtagtagtgttagggagtattacccaaggtctcctactgaataggtgctggcttactgaaaagaaAAAGCTGAGATCGGAACCCAGGTCtaatgtgtcagaggcagagcccttaaccagtacagtacactatccagccactactactaCAAAACTCTGGCTTTACTGTGTAGCCAGTGATGATCTCCCCAGCACAGCAGGAAAGCAAGGGGAGAGGATCTAGATGCTGCACCAGATGAAGCACCACCCTGACAGACAAGCACAGAATGGTATCTGAGAGGTAAGTTACTTTCTCCTCACTGCCCTCCATCATTCTGCCCTCTCTCCCCGACCCTTTATTCCCTTTCCAgccccctccctgcagctcctTCAGACTCTCAGTACATCTCTCTTTCCCCCCTTAAACCTTAC
It includes:
- the LOC137525299 gene encoding UDP-glucuronosyltransferase 1A1-like, with translation MSHFAQVAAVIMLFSFGLLTFADAGKVLVVPVDGSHWLSMRPVVDLLRQKGHQIVVLAPEISLHIQVSEGFEVKFYPVSHSREKLKDQFFSFSAEVLTQRPFLQKIQRMQEKMKEGAALMLDTCVQLLKNRELIESLEETTFDVVFTDPMLPCGPILAEHLSVPSVYFLHGLPCNIEAKASQCPMPLSYVPRGISVLSDQMTFPQRLKNLAVEIGAGFFCNILYVPYQQLASEFLQREVNIQELLSHAAIWLIRSDFTFEYPKPVMPNMVFIGGINCVQRKPLNQQLASEFLQREVNIQELLSRASIWLIRSDFTLEYPKPVMPNMVFIGGINCVQRKPLNQCETLLQNESLMKYLEEYQFDAMLTATPVEKSLLNIFLFLLCPL